One Candidatus Kapaibacterium sp. genomic window carries:
- the secY gene encoding preprotein translocase subunit SecY translates to MSKFIQSIQNIFKIEELRDRILFTLGILVVVRIGAHITLPGVDVVALKMSIANSDANTLFGLFDLFVGGAFSNAAIFALGIMPYITSSIIFQLAGVVIPEIQKIQKEGEDGRRKITQYTRILTVFIALLQGWGIAVKLSYQQAGAGLPVVPDAGTLFFISTMVLLSGGTIFMMWLGEQITERGIGNGISLIIMIGIIAQLPAALMNEWSLIWAGSRLWPVELVVIALLLGIIASIVLMTQGARRIPVQYAKRQIGKKVFGGTTQYIPLRINTAGVMPIIFAQSLMFIPNTIASFFPESSFFLTVSRLFDFQSYFYAAVFFTMIVFFTYFYTAIIFNPKDIADNMKKQGGFIPGIRPGNNTSEYIETVLTRITLPGSLFLGLVAIIPTFVSNFFNVNPLFASFFGGTSLLIIVGVALDTLQQIESHLLMRHYDGFMKSGKIRGRAGSVGGF, encoded by the coding sequence ATGAGTAAATTCATACAATCAATTCAGAACATCTTTAAAATCGAAGAGTTAAGAGATAGAATTCTCTTTACTCTTGGGATTTTAGTTGTGGTGAGAATAGGTGCTCACATCACGCTTCCGGGCGTTGATGTTGTAGCCCTAAAGATGTCTATCGCAAATTCGGATGCTAATACTTTATTCGGATTGTTTGACCTCTTTGTTGGCGGTGCATTTTCTAATGCCGCAATATTTGCTTTAGGGATTATGCCCTACATCACTTCATCGATTATATTCCAATTGGCTGGTGTAGTTATTCCCGAAATCCAAAAAATTCAGAAAGAAGGTGAAGACGGTAGAAGAAAAATTACACAATACACTCGTATTTTGACTGTATTTATTGCATTGTTGCAAGGCTGGGGGATAGCAGTAAAACTCTCCTACCAACAAGCCGGGGCGGGATTGCCCGTCGTGCCTGATGCCGGAACTTTGTTCTTTATCTCTACTATGGTGCTTTTATCCGGTGGTACAATATTCATGATGTGGCTCGGCGAGCAAATTACCGAACGTGGTATTGGTAATGGTATATCTTTAATAATCATGATTGGTATTATCGCACAATTGCCTGCAGCTTTGATGAATGAATGGAGTTTGATTTGGGCAGGGTCGCGTTTGTGGCCAGTTGAATTGGTTGTCATTGCTCTATTGCTTGGTATTATTGCATCTATCGTATTGATGACCCAAGGGGCTCGGCGAATACCGGTGCAATATGCTAAAAGGCAAATCGGGAAAAAAGTATTCGGAGGTACTACTCAGTATATTCCTCTGAGAATTAATACTGCCGGTGTAATGCCTATCATCTTTGCTCAATCATTGATGTTCATTCCGAATACTATTGCAAGCTTTTTCCCGGAAAGTTCATTCTTCTTGACAGTTTCAAGATTGTTCGACTTCCAATCATATTTCTATGCAGCAGTATTCTTCACAATGATTGTATTCTTTACATATTTCTACACGGCGATTATTTTCAATCCGAAAGATATTGCCGATAACATGAAAAAACAAGGTGGCTTTATTCCGGGTATCAGACCGGGGAATAATACATCAGAATATATTGAAACGGTGCTTACTCGAATTACATTACCCGGGTCGCTCTTTTTGGGATTGGTTGCTATTATTCCGACATTTGTGTCCAATTTCTTCAACGTCAACCCCTTATTCGCATCGTTTTTCGGAGGCACGAGCTTGTTGATT